A genome region from Triticum aestivum cultivar Chinese Spring chromosome 2B, IWGSC CS RefSeq v2.1, whole genome shotgun sequence includes the following:
- the LOC123039000 gene encoding AP2-like ethylene-responsive transcription factor CRL5, which translates to MPPRRRGASGFRGVRERPNGWYSAEIRAGDVRLGLGTFRSAREAARAYDAAAWRLERPRSQMNFRDVFTREEAQRLAPPPRLITDMDRADHARRQRRLLVAEEDERAMAEWRRRHPKDVDAERAYWAERTARRRSERADRRRRKAVANEQCDIVSAGGRSFFTSDDERWDDVWLSTSDDTDEDDDGDGSDLE; encoded by the coding sequence atgccgccgcgccgccggggtGCTTCGGGCTTTCgcggcgtccgcgagcgccccaacggctggtactccgccgagatacgggccggcgacgtccggctcggcctcgggaCGTTCCGGAGCGCGCGCGAggcggcccgcgcgtacgacgcggcggcgtggcgcttggAGAGGCCCCGGTCCCAGATGAATTTCCGGGACGTCTTCACGCGCGAGGAGGCGCAGCGcctcgcccctccgccgcgtctcatCACGGACATGGACCGTGCCGACCACGCTCGGCGGCAGCGCCGTCTCCTcgtcgccgaggaggacgagcgagccatggcggagtggcgccgtcgCCACCCAAAGGACGTCGACGCCGAGCGTGCCTACTGGGCGGAGAGGACAGCAAGGCGCCGCTCGGAGCGGGCGGACCGGCGTCGGCGGAAGGCAGTGGCGAACGAGCAGTGCGACATCGTCTCCGCAGGTGGGAGGTCGTTCTTCACCTCGGACGATGAACGTTGGGACGACGTATGGCTCTCAACCTCGGACGACACCGACgaggatgacgatggtgatggtagCGACTTAGAGTAG